The proteins below are encoded in one region of Lactuca sativa cultivar Salinas chromosome 3, Lsat_Salinas_v11, whole genome shotgun sequence:
- the LOC111879827 gene encoding WAT1-related protein At5g40240 isoform X2, with translation MWTNQFQVPTNARKSQCNINTGRPRLTFHILFRFFILGLLGICLFQFLVYIGIGYSSPTMASAISNLTPANTFLLAVAFRMEKIDIRSSSSLAKLFGTIVAISGAMVFTLYKGPEIFHTNSSSNSHNHLLLSQASDWVFGGLILVMAGIVSSIWKVLQSATSREYPDQVTAVFFYCLFGTIQCKVLSLFLVENPSDWVMQPGIAMVAVVLGAIVSTAFRSSALIWCLQKKGPVFVAMFSPLSIVIASTMGVTFLGDSLYLGSAIGAMIVAGGFYMVMWGQAKQKKIETDLDGADELGSSNPMTPLLSSGGESKC, from the exons ATGTGGACAAATCAATTTCAGGTCCCGACCAATGCACGCAAATCACAGTGTAACAT AAACACCGGGCGTCCTCGGCTCACGTTCCATATTCTTTTTAGATTCTTCATCCTTGGTCTTTTAGG GATTTGTCTTTTTCAGTTTCTTGTGTATATTGGAATTGGCTACAGCTCTCCAACCATGGCAAGTGCTATTTCTAACTTGACTCCAGCAAACACATTCTTGCTTGCAGTTGCTTTCAG GATGGAGAAAATAGACATAAGGAGTTCAAGTAGTCTAGCGAAATTATTTGGAACCATAGTAGCAATATCGGGAGCAATGGTGTTCACATTATATAAAGGTCCTGAAATTTTTCACACAAACTCTTCGTCTAATTCCCATAATCATCTTCTTTTGTCACAAGCATCGGATTGGGTTTTTGGAGGTCTGATTCTTGTTATGGCGGGAATCGTTTCTTCAATATGGAAGGTTTTACAA TCAGCCACATCTAGAGAGTACCCGGATCAAGTCACGGCTGTGTTTTTCTACTGCCTATTTGGGACAATTCAATGTAAAGTTCTATCTTTGTTCCTAGTTGAAAATCCAAGCGATTGGGTGATGCAACCAGGAATCGCAATGGTGGCTGTTGTTTTGGGA GCAATAGTTTCCACTGCATTTCGTAGTAGTGCATtgatttggtgcctacagaagaAAGGTCCAGTTTTTGTGGCAATGTTCTCACCCCTTTCCATAGTAATCGCTAGCACGATGGGTGTTACATTTCTTGGTGATTCTCTTTATTTAGGAAG TGCCATTGGAGCCATGATAGTTGCTGGAGGATTTTATATGGTGATGTGGGGCCAGGCCAAACAAAAGAAGATAGAGACGGATTTGGACGGTGCAGATGAACTTGGATCATCAAACCCTATGACTCCTCTCCTTTCATCCGGAGGTGAATCGAAATGTTAG
- the LOC111879827 gene encoding WAT1-related protein At5g40240 isoform X1 has protein sequence MGVTRSKMLLWTKEVLPYVIMLMVEFLDMSILTIVKAAMNGGMNKFVYIVYHDALGTLILLPFFIIHIFRNTGRPRLTFHILFRFFILGLLGICLFQFLVYIGIGYSSPTMASAISNLTPANTFLLAVAFRMEKIDIRSSSSLAKLFGTIVAISGAMVFTLYKGPEIFHTNSSSNSHNHLLLSQASDWVFGGLILVMAGIVSSIWKVLQSATSREYPDQVTAVFFYCLFGTIQCKVLSLFLVENPSDWVMQPGIAMVAVVLGAIVSTAFRSSALIWCLQKKGPVFVAMFSPLSIVIASTMGVTFLGDSLYLGSAIGAMIVAGGFYMVMWGQAKQKKIETDLDGADELGSSNPMTPLLSSGGESKC, from the exons atgggaGTGACAAGAAGCAAGATGTTGTTATGGACCAAGGAGGTGCTGCCCTATGTTATTATGTTGATGGTAGAATTCTTGGATATGAGCATTCTCACAATAGTGAAAGCTGCAATGAATGGTGGTATGAACAAATTTGTCTATATTGTTTACCATGATGCTCTTGGAACATTGATTCTTCTTCCATTCTTCATCATCCACATCTTCAG AAACACCGGGCGTCCTCGGCTCACGTTCCATATTCTTTTTAGATTCTTCATCCTTGGTCTTTTAGG GATTTGTCTTTTTCAGTTTCTTGTGTATATTGGAATTGGCTACAGCTCTCCAACCATGGCAAGTGCTATTTCTAACTTGACTCCAGCAAACACATTCTTGCTTGCAGTTGCTTTCAG GATGGAGAAAATAGACATAAGGAGTTCAAGTAGTCTAGCGAAATTATTTGGAACCATAGTAGCAATATCGGGAGCAATGGTGTTCACATTATATAAAGGTCCTGAAATTTTTCACACAAACTCTTCGTCTAATTCCCATAATCATCTTCTTTTGTCACAAGCATCGGATTGGGTTTTTGGAGGTCTGATTCTTGTTATGGCGGGAATCGTTTCTTCAATATGGAAGGTTTTACAA TCAGCCACATCTAGAGAGTACCCGGATCAAGTCACGGCTGTGTTTTTCTACTGCCTATTTGGGACAATTCAATGTAAAGTTCTATCTTTGTTCCTAGTTGAAAATCCAAGCGATTGGGTGATGCAACCAGGAATCGCAATGGTGGCTGTTGTTTTGGGA GCAATAGTTTCCACTGCATTTCGTAGTAGTGCATtgatttggtgcctacagaagaAAGGTCCAGTTTTTGTGGCAATGTTCTCACCCCTTTCCATAGTAATCGCTAGCACGATGGGTGTTACATTTCTTGGTGATTCTCTTTATTTAGGAAG TGCCATTGGAGCCATGATAGTTGCTGGAGGATTTTATATGGTGATGTGGGGCCAGGCCAAACAAAAGAAGATAGAGACGGATTTGGACGGTGCAGATGAACTTGGATCATCAAACCCTATGACTCCTCTCCTTTCATCCGGAGGTGAATCGAAATGTTAG
- the LOC111879825 gene encoding WAT1-related protein At5g40240 isoform X1: MTTTTTRNKTWSWTDEVLPFVAMLLITCLDMSVLTIVKAAMNGGMNSFVYIVYHDALGTLILFPFFIIHTFRNVGRPPLTFRILFRFFVLGLLGLCLFQVLVYIGIGYSSPTMASAIANLTPGNTFLIAVAFGMEKIDIKSSSSRAKLFGTIVAITGAMVFTFYKGPEIFNMISSSDYSPNHRLLFSQASDWIFGGLILVIGGIVGSIWNVLQSSTSREYPDQVTIIFFFCLFGTIQCVVLSLFLVKNPIDWVLPPGIAIFAVVFGGVFSTAFRSSAVIWCLKKKGPVFVAMFNPLSIVIASTMGVIFLGDSLHLGSAIGAVIVAGGFYTVMWGQAKQKKMETNILDGADEPGSSNPTTPLLSSVNESKC, translated from the exons ATGacaactacaactacaagaaACAAGACATGGTCATGGACCGATGAAGTGCTTCCCtttgttgctatgttattgataacATGCTTAGATATGAGCGTCCTCACAATAGTTAAAGCCGCTATGAATGGTGGTATGAATAGTTTTGTTTATATTGTTTACCATGATGCCCTTGGAACATTGATTCTTTTTCCATTTTTCATCATCCATACCTTCAG AAACGTTGGGCGGCCTCCACTCACGTTCCGTATACTTTTCAGATTCTTCGTACTTGGCCTTTTAGG GCTTTGTCTTTTTCAAGTTCTTGTGTATATTGGTATTGGCTACAGCTCTCCAACCATGGCAAGTGCCATTGCTAATTTGACTCCCGGGAACACGTTCTTGATTGCAGTAGCTTTCGG gaTGGAGAAAATAGACATAAAAAGTTCAAGTAGTCGAGCAAAATTATTTGGCACAATAGTAGCAATAACAGGAGCAATGGTGTTCACATTTTATAAAGGCCCAGAAATTTTTAACATGATTTCCTCTTCTGATTATTCACCCAATCATCGGCTTCTTTTCTCACAAGCATCCGATTGGATTTTTGGAGGTTTGATTCTTGTGATTGGTGGAATCGTTGGTTCCATTTGGAATGTTTTACAA TCATCGACATCTAGAGAATACCCTGATCAAGTTACAATTATTTTTTTCTTCTGCCTTTTTGGGACAATTCAATGTGTAGTTTTATCCTTGTTCTTAGTGAAAAATCCAATCGATTGGGTGCTGCCACCTGGCATCGCGATATTTGCTGTTGTTTTTGGG GGGGTATTTTCCACTGCATTTCGTAGTAGTGCTGTGATTTGGTGCTTGAAGAAAAAAGGTCCAGTTTTTGTTGCAATGTTCAATCCCCTCTCTATAGTAATTGCAAGCACCATGGGTGTCATTTTTCTTGGTGATTCACTTCATTTAGGAAG TGCAATTGGAGCTGTGATAGTTGCTGGAGGATTTTATACAGTGATGTGGGGCCAGGCTAAACAGAAGAAGATGGAGACGAATATTTTGGATGGTGCAGATGAACCCGGATCATCAAATCCTACGACTCCTCTCCTTTCATCTGTAAATGAATCGAAATGTTAA
- the LOC111879825 gene encoding WAT1-related protein At5g40240 isoform X4, whose amino-acid sequence MTTTTTRNKTWSWTDEVLPFVAMLLITCLDMSVLTIVKAAMNGGMNSFVYIVYHDALGTLILFPFFIIHTFRNVGRPPLTFRILFRFFVLGLLGLCLFQVLVYIGIGYSSPTMASAIANLTPGNTFLIAVAFGMEKIDIKSSSSRAKLFGTIVAITGAMVFTFYKGPEIFNMISSSDYSPNHRLLFSQASDWIFGGLILVIGGIVGSIWNVLQGVFSTAFRSSAVIWCLKKKGPVFVAMFNPLSIVIASTMGVIFLGDSLHLGSAIGAVIVAGGFYTVMWGQAKQKKMETNILDGADEPGSSNPTTPLLSSVNESKC is encoded by the exons ATGacaactacaactacaagaaACAAGACATGGTCATGGACCGATGAAGTGCTTCCCtttgttgctatgttattgataacATGCTTAGATATGAGCGTCCTCACAATAGTTAAAGCCGCTATGAATGGTGGTATGAATAGTTTTGTTTATATTGTTTACCATGATGCCCTTGGAACATTGATTCTTTTTCCATTTTTCATCATCCATACCTTCAG AAACGTTGGGCGGCCTCCACTCACGTTCCGTATACTTTTCAGATTCTTCGTACTTGGCCTTTTAGG GCTTTGTCTTTTTCAAGTTCTTGTGTATATTGGTATTGGCTACAGCTCTCCAACCATGGCAAGTGCCATTGCTAATTTGACTCCCGGGAACACGTTCTTGATTGCAGTAGCTTTCGG gaTGGAGAAAATAGACATAAAAAGTTCAAGTAGTCGAGCAAAATTATTTGGCACAATAGTAGCAATAACAGGAGCAATGGTGTTCACATTTTATAAAGGCCCAGAAATTTTTAACATGATTTCCTCTTCTGATTATTCACCCAATCATCGGCTTCTTTTCTCACAAGCATCCGATTGGATTTTTGGAGGTTTGATTCTTGTGATTGGTGGAATCGTTGGTTCCATTTGGAATGTTTTACAA GGGGTATTTTCCACTGCATTTCGTAGTAGTGCTGTGATTTGGTGCTTGAAGAAAAAAGGTCCAGTTTTTGTTGCAATGTTCAATCCCCTCTCTATAGTAATTGCAAGCACCATGGGTGTCATTTTTCTTGGTGATTCACTTCATTTAGGAAG TGCAATTGGAGCTGTGATAGTTGCTGGAGGATTTTATACAGTGATGTGGGGCCAGGCTAAACAGAAGAAGATGGAGACGAATATTTTGGATGGTGCAGATGAACCCGGATCATCAAATCCTACGACTCCTCTCCTTTCATCTGTAAATGAATCGAAATGTTAA
- the LOC111879825 gene encoding WAT1-related protein At5g40240 isoform X2 — MIFLLLRVFKSPKTFSNGHSTIGYCSRRFCSGLIFSINFGVPHTALEGRNVGRPPLTFRILFRFFVLGLLGLCLFQVLVYIGIGYSSPTMASAIANLTPGNTFLIAVAFGMEKIDIKSSSSRAKLFGTIVAITGAMVFTFYKGPEIFNMISSSDYSPNHRLLFSQASDWIFGGLILVIGGIVGSIWNVLQSSTSREYPDQVTIIFFFCLFGTIQCVVLSLFLVKNPIDWVLPPGIAIFAVVFGGVFSTAFRSSAVIWCLKKKGPVFVAMFNPLSIVIASTMGVIFLGDSLHLGSAIGAVIVAGGFYTVMWGQAKQKKMETNILDGADEPGSSNPTTPLLSSVNESKC; from the exons ATGATTTTCCTTCTGCTTCGTGTTTTTAAAAGCCCTAAAACATTTTCAAATGGACATTCGACAATTGGATATTGTTCAAGGCGATTTTGCTCAG GATTAATCTTTTCAATCAATTTTGGGGTTCCTCATACTGCTCTTGAAGGAAG AAACGTTGGGCGGCCTCCACTCACGTTCCGTATACTTTTCAGATTCTTCGTACTTGGCCTTTTAGG GCTTTGTCTTTTTCAAGTTCTTGTGTATATTGGTATTGGCTACAGCTCTCCAACCATGGCAAGTGCCATTGCTAATTTGACTCCCGGGAACACGTTCTTGATTGCAGTAGCTTTCGG gaTGGAGAAAATAGACATAAAAAGTTCAAGTAGTCGAGCAAAATTATTTGGCACAATAGTAGCAATAACAGGAGCAATGGTGTTCACATTTTATAAAGGCCCAGAAATTTTTAACATGATTTCCTCTTCTGATTATTCACCCAATCATCGGCTTCTTTTCTCACAAGCATCCGATTGGATTTTTGGAGGTTTGATTCTTGTGATTGGTGGAATCGTTGGTTCCATTTGGAATGTTTTACAA TCATCGACATCTAGAGAATACCCTGATCAAGTTACAATTATTTTTTTCTTCTGCCTTTTTGGGACAATTCAATGTGTAGTTTTATCCTTGTTCTTAGTGAAAAATCCAATCGATTGGGTGCTGCCACCTGGCATCGCGATATTTGCTGTTGTTTTTGGG GGGGTATTTTCCACTGCATTTCGTAGTAGTGCTGTGATTTGGTGCTTGAAGAAAAAAGGTCCAGTTTTTGTTGCAATGTTCAATCCCCTCTCTATAGTAATTGCAAGCACCATGGGTGTCATTTTTCTTGGTGATTCACTTCATTTAGGAAG TGCAATTGGAGCTGTGATAGTTGCTGGAGGATTTTATACAGTGATGTGGGGCCAGGCTAAACAGAAGAAGATGGAGACGAATATTTTGGATGGTGCAGATGAACCCGGATCATCAAATCCTACGACTCCTCTCCTTTCATCTGTAAATGAATCGAAATGTTAA
- the LOC111879825 gene encoding WAT1-related protein At5g40240 isoform X3, whose protein sequence is MIFLLLRVFKSPKTFSNGHSTIGYCSRRFCSGLIFSINFGVPHTALEGRLCLFQVLVYIGIGYSSPTMASAIANLTPGNTFLIAVAFGMEKIDIKSSSSRAKLFGTIVAITGAMVFTFYKGPEIFNMISSSDYSPNHRLLFSQASDWIFGGLILVIGGIVGSIWNVLQSSTSREYPDQVTIIFFFCLFGTIQCVVLSLFLVKNPIDWVLPPGIAIFAVVFGGVFSTAFRSSAVIWCLKKKGPVFVAMFNPLSIVIASTMGVIFLGDSLHLGSAIGAVIVAGGFYTVMWGQAKQKKMETNILDGADEPGSSNPTTPLLSSVNESKC, encoded by the exons ATGATTTTCCTTCTGCTTCGTGTTTTTAAAAGCCCTAAAACATTTTCAAATGGACATTCGACAATTGGATATTGTTCAAGGCGATTTTGCTCAG GATTAATCTTTTCAATCAATTTTGGGGTTCCTCATACTGCTCTTGAAGGAAG GCTTTGTCTTTTTCAAGTTCTTGTGTATATTGGTATTGGCTACAGCTCTCCAACCATGGCAAGTGCCATTGCTAATTTGACTCCCGGGAACACGTTCTTGATTGCAGTAGCTTTCGG gaTGGAGAAAATAGACATAAAAAGTTCAAGTAGTCGAGCAAAATTATTTGGCACAATAGTAGCAATAACAGGAGCAATGGTGTTCACATTTTATAAAGGCCCAGAAATTTTTAACATGATTTCCTCTTCTGATTATTCACCCAATCATCGGCTTCTTTTCTCACAAGCATCCGATTGGATTTTTGGAGGTTTGATTCTTGTGATTGGTGGAATCGTTGGTTCCATTTGGAATGTTTTACAA TCATCGACATCTAGAGAATACCCTGATCAAGTTACAATTATTTTTTTCTTCTGCCTTTTTGGGACAATTCAATGTGTAGTTTTATCCTTGTTCTTAGTGAAAAATCCAATCGATTGGGTGCTGCCACCTGGCATCGCGATATTTGCTGTTGTTTTTGGG GGGGTATTTTCCACTGCATTTCGTAGTAGTGCTGTGATTTGGTGCTTGAAGAAAAAAGGTCCAGTTTTTGTTGCAATGTTCAATCCCCTCTCTATAGTAATTGCAAGCACCATGGGTGTCATTTTTCTTGGTGATTCACTTCATTTAGGAAG TGCAATTGGAGCTGTGATAGTTGCTGGAGGATTTTATACAGTGATGTGGGGCCAGGCTAAACAGAAGAAGATGGAGACGAATATTTTGGATGGTGCAGATGAACCCGGATCATCAAATCCTACGACTCCTCTCCTTTCATCTGTAAATGAATCGAAATGTTAA